One Trichoderma asperellum chromosome 5, complete sequence genomic region harbors:
- a CDS encoding uncharacterized protein (EggNog:ENOG41): protein MVNFRIDVVSDTVCPWCYVGRKQVQRAQQIWQQRYPSSTDTFSVKYAPYQLNPDSPRGPGNSVDKHEYYLQRFGPERTAMIHERLSGVGNALGINFKFGGRLGNSRDSHRLVHLAKKFGEETELKVVDGLFAAYFENEKDITSYETLKDVAVGAGISETDFSKAIVESDEGGREVDELAGSARYRGISGVPDYTIQGKFKLSGAQDAMEFVNVFERVKAQEHA, encoded by the coding sequence ATGGTAAACTTCCGCATCGACGTCGTCTCAGACACAGTCTGCCCCTGGTGCTACGTTGGCCGCAAGCAAGTCCAGCGAGCCCAGCAGAtctggcagcagcgctaCCCTTCTTCCACCGACACCTTTTCGGTCAAGTACGCGCCCTACCAGCTCAACCCCGATTCGCCCCGAGGCCCTGGCAACAGCGTCGACAAGCACGAGTACTATCTGCAGCGCTTCGGCCCAGAGCGCACCGCCATGATCCACGAGCGCCTCAGCGGCGTGGGCAACGCCCTCGGCATCAACTTCAAGTTTGGCGGCAGACTGGGCAACTCGCGGGACTCGCACCGCCTGGTTCACCTCGCCAAGAAGTTCGGCGAAGAGACGGAGCTCAAGGTCGTTGACGGGCTCTTTGCCGCGTATTTTGAGAATGAGAAGGACATTACGAGTTATGAGACTCTCAAGGACGTCGCTGTGGGAGCTGGAATCTCTGAGACTGACTTCAGCAAGGCCATCGTGGAGAGCGACGAGGGCGGCAGGGAGGTTGACGAGTTGGCTGGAAGTGCGAGATACAGGGGCATCAGCGGCGTGCCGGATTACACGATTCAGGGCAAGTTCAAGCTAAGTGGTGCTCAGGATGCGATGGAGTTTGTCAACGTCTTTGAGAGAGTCAAGGCTCAGGAGCACGCGTAA
- a CDS encoding uncharacterized protein (EggNog:ENOG41), protein MEKYSYDTLNLGRPAIRLLILNRGSNDDKIRCSLFQAELQERDNTISYEALSYTWGSQDLTESIIVDGYCLNVTSHLYVALQHLRHQDEDRILWIDAICIDQGNVKERGHQVEQMSKIYKEADRVVFWLGPATLETDVLMESLKLLQRESIKHNYKDWSLQDPFWKHKWAMVERTLKIAYTHFSDLQRDGLQEILSRPWFRRVWILQEVALAKVGIILCGTKSVSTRLFGLVPLLLDIKPDTHCQSVLDIMPSPWRKTLWWSKSPNLRTLLLTFGDSEATESRDLVYALRGISSDAAGNNAIIPDYDKSEEDLVRDVVQFVEHCELEDLALTPPRTIRALIKCLRAHDLDRCMGLAQNSLPHDMEMLLESPEVRINQEIVTTAAARDKTGKVFEIILRYREKDVLVDDEVLVAAAKNLRGAQGVFEALLRYQRGRITISDDVLIAAAKNIQCGDEVLNLLSSSEWDLPKAINEKVLVAAAKNKACGNKAIHALLSLGHTLSLTVEAVIAAAQNEECGDEVLGLILFSKRVRFKGMKEITTEVLIAKNKGCDDKQLGLILSSKRVRFNEMKRITKDVLIAAAKNEGCGDKVLSLILSSNLVRLKGMKGIMKEVLIAAAKNEGCGDKVLSLILSSKRIRLKGIKRIAIDVLQAAMGNKGCGYKVINTLCSHYPNSVTFF, encoded by the coding sequence ATggaaaaatatagttatgaTACTCTTAATCTTGGACGTCCCGCAATTCGACTGCTTATTTTGAATCGAGGAAGCAATGACGACAAGATACGCTGCAGCCTCTTCCAGGCAGAGCTGCAGGAGCGAGACAATACAATCTCGTACGAAGCTCTCTCATACACCTGGGGCTCCCAAGACCTAACTGAGAGCATTATTGTCGACGGCTACTGCCTTAATGTAACTTCTCACCTCTACGTAGCTCTTCAACATCTTCGCCATCAGGACGAGGACCGTATCCTGTGGATTGATGCAATATGTATTGATCAAGGAAAcgtgaaagagagaggacaTCAAGTTGAACAAATGAGCAAAATCTACAAGGAAGCCGACCGGGTAGTTTTCTGGCTAGGGCCGGCAACATTAGAAACAGACGTGCTCATGGAATCTTTGAAGCTTCTGCAGCGCGAGAGCATTAAACACAACTACAAGGATTGGTCGCTTCAAGACCCCTTTTGGAAGCATAAATGGGCTATGGTGGAGCGGACACTGAAAATAGCATACACGCACTTCAGCGATTTACAACGAGATGGCTTACAGGAGATCTTATCAAGACCATGGTTTCGGAGAGTGTGGATTCTGCAAGAAGTGGCGCTTGCAAAGGTCGGCATCATACTCTGCGGTACGAAAAGTGTGTCAACTCGGCTCTTTGGTCTTGTTCCTCTGCTTCTAGATATAAAACCCGATACACACTGTCAATCAGTCCTCGATATCATGCCTAGTCCATGGAGAAAGACTCTCTGGTGGAGCAAGAGTCCAAATCTTCGCACGTTGCTATTAACTTTTGGAGATAGCGAAGCGACAGAATCACGAGATCTTGTGTATGCTTTGAGAGGGATATCATCAGATGCAGCAGGAAATAATGCCATTATTCCTGATTATGATAAATCAGAAGAAGATTTGGTTCGCGATGTTGTTCAGTTTGTCGAACATTGTGAGTTGGAAGACTTGGCGTTGACACCGCCGCGCACAATTCGAGCCTTGATAAAATGCCTGAGAGCTCACGATTTGGATCGTTGTATGGGTCTGGCGCAAAATTCTCTACCTCATGATATGGAAATGCTTCTTGAGAGTCCCGAAGTCAGGATCAATCAAGAAATTGTCACGACCGCGGCGGCACGCGACAAGACAGGCAAAGTGTTTGAAATCATCCTGAGATACCGGGAAAAGGACGTCTTAGTAGATGACGAAGTTTTGGTGGCTGCAGCAAAAAATCTGCGTGGCGCCCAGGGGGTATTTGAAGCTCTGTTACGTTACCAAAGGGGCCGAATCACGATCTCAGACGATGTGCTTATAGCCGCTGCGAAGAACATACAATGCGGCGACGAAGTGTTAAATCTTCTTTCGTCTTCCGAGTGGGATCTGCCCAAAGCTATAAATGAGAAAGTGCTTGTAGCCGCAGCAAAGAATAAAGCCTGTGGTAATAAAGCTATACATGCTCTATTATCTCTTGGCCATACGCTGAGTCTTACGGTCGAGGCCGTTATAGCCGCTGCACAGAATGAGGAATGCGGTGATGAAGTGTTAGGTCtcattttattttccaaACGGGTTCGATTCAAGGGAATGAAAGAAATAACAACGGAAGTGCTTATAGCAAAGAATAAAGGATGCGATGATAAACAGTTAGGTCTCATTTTATCTTCCAAACGGGTTCGATTCAATGAAATGAAGAGAATAACAAAAGACGTGCTTATAGCTGCAGCAAAGAATGAAGGATGCGGTGATAAGGTGTTGAGTCTCATTTTATCTTCTAATTTGGTTCGATTGAAGGGAATGAAGGGAATAATGAAAGAAGTGCTGATAGCTGCAGCAAAGAATGAAGGATGCGGTGATAAAGTGTTAAGTCTCATTTTATCTTCTAAACGGATTCGATTGAAGGGAATAAAGAGAATAGCAATAGACGTGCTTCAAGCTGCGATGGGGAACAAAGGATGTggttataaagttataaataccCTTTGCTCTCATTATCCCAATTCAGTCACATTCTTCTAA
- a CDS encoding uncharacterized protein (TransMembrane:2 (i26-45o51-70i)), which translates to MGDGSAASVSAVETFTGLASNGRKGVLIRFVTMTFVKAALLMYKVPTLPPLVFLSASFSSLSSFFHGRLVRPFMLRGEKAGIAIMRKSGMSMQPDATKNK; encoded by the coding sequence ATGGGAGATGGATCTGCTGCAAGTGTAAGCGCGGTGGAAACATTTACCGGACTTGCCAGCAACGGAAGAAAGGGTGTCCTGATACGTTTTGTTACCATGACATTTGTGAAAGCTGCACTCCTGATGTATAAAGTTCCGACTCTTCCTCCACTAGTTTTTTTATCtgcctccttttcttcactctcttctttctttcatggGCGGCTTGTACGACCTTTCATGCTAAGGGGGGAAAAGGCGGGCATTGCAATCATGCGAAAGTCAGGGATGAGCATGCAGCCAGACGCCACGAAAAACAAATAG
- a CDS encoding uncharacterized protein (EggNog:ENOG41), which produces MSQSLQFPSSFVTPWKDLLLSHQNERSRDAPNYHSADAIDSLLTTSTPNLLYVGTGHSIFTRAILPAIASAKHSIHFVTCYWAASPSLDGIRQTLLQLAEARSRSAETLTTLNVSIGFSSWGLFQKLFHTAAPEGCVYPPSRWAKLGLPDEEALRKGGIEMTVKSLFFTPLSVMHPKYVIIDEAKAWIPSCNVSWERWFEGCVELEGEFIHRLLAFHARVWGARVDMAKPHDNDHIELARREAENRGAIQGVDEEGLLVETSSSSPLTEGDDDDRSATQCIHFTAVAPTPTIFLPSPHHRNPRFKFFFPFFSQSNPPMTPLNAALLTLFANAYHEIHLVTPNLTSWPVIEALLEALSRGVNVQVRTGRNMMVIEQLITAGTTTSWCLRRFVKKYQALCKRRTQNRDPEAQLVSPGHLEIFYYKQLDDRAKLEDEPVFSHFKMTMVDGEYLMLGSGNMDRASWWTSQEIGVLFYMPGLRERRVWENVLEKRAELVFRSKDR; this is translated from the coding sequence ATGTCGCAGTCATTGCAATTCCCTTCCTCATTTGTCACGCCGTGGAAGGACCTGCTCCTCTCTCACCAAAACGAGCGCTCTCGCGATGCTCCCAACTATCACAGCGCCGACGCCATCGACTCTCTGCTGACGACCAGCACGCCAAATTTGCTCTACGTGGGCACCGGCCACTCTATATTTACACGCGCAATTCTGCCCGCCATTGCGTCTGCCAAACACTCAATCCATTTCGTCACCTGTTACTGGGCCGCCTCGCCCTCTCTCGATGGCATCCGTCAGACTCTCCTCCAGCTTGCCGAAGCGCGTTCAAGATCGGCAGAGACTCTGACTACCCTCAATGTGAGCATTGGGTTCTCGTCTTGGGGCCTATTTCAGAAGCTGTTCCATACAGCAGCGCCTGAAGGGTGCGTGTACCCCCCTTCGCGATGGGCTAAACTGGGCTTGCCGGATGAGGAGGCGCTGAGAAAAGGGGGCATCGAGATGACGGTGAAGAGTCTCTTTTTCACGCCGCTGAGCGTGATGCACCCGAAATACGTCATCATCGATGAAGCCAAGGCGTGGATTCCGAGCTGCAATGTGAGCTGGGAGCGGTGGTTTGAAGGTTGCGTGGAGCTTGAGGGCGAGTTTATCCATAGGCTGCTGGCTTTCCATGCCCGAGTTTGGGGTGCAAGAGTTGATATGGCAAAACCACATGATAATGATCACATTGAGcttgcaagaagagaggcAGAAAATAGAGGCGCGATTCAGGGCGTGGACGAAGAAGGTCTGCTAGTCGAAACCTCAAGCTCATCACCGCTTACCGagggcgacgacgatgatcgCTCGGCAACACAATGCATTCACTTCACTGCTGTTGCTCCAACTCCGACCATCTTCTTACCGTCACCGCATCATCGAAACCCCCGATTCaaattcttcttccctttcttctctcaatCTAATCCGCCAATGACTCCCCTCAACGCCGCGCTGCTCACTCTTTTTGCCAATGCTTATCACGAAATCCACCTTGTTACGCCAAATCTCACTTCATGGCCGGTTATAGAAGCCTTATTAGAGGCCTTATCTCGAGGAGTCAACGTCCAAGTCCGCACGGGGCGGAATATGATGGTGATTGAGCAGCTCATTACCGCTGGGACAACTACATCATGGTGTCTCCGCCGCTTTGTTAAAAAGTACCAAGCTCTGTGTAAGCGCCGCACTCAGAATCGCGACCCCGAGGCTCAGCTAGTATCCCCTGGGCATCTAGagatattttattataagcagCTCGACGACAGAGCCAAGCTTGAAGACGAGCCCGTCTTTAGCCATTTCAAGATGACAATGGTGGATGGAGAGTATCTCATGCTAGGTTCGGGAAACATGGATAGAGCTAGTTGGTGGACGAGTCAAGAGATTGGCGTGCTGTTTTACATGCCGGGACTGAGGGAAAGGAGAGTATGGGAGAAtgtgctggagaagagggccGAATTAGTGTTTCGGAGCAAGGATAGGTGA
- a CDS encoding uncharacterized protein (TransMembrane:1 (o391-410i)), translated as MLSGVLIFNQKGENLIFRAFRNDCRPRLADVFRIQVISNAQVRSPILTLGSTTFSHVKHENIYLVAITKSNANAALVFEFLYRLIQLGKGYFGKFDEEAVKNNFVLVYELLDEIIDFGYPQNTETDTLKMYITTEGVKSESRPEDTSKITMQATGALSWRKADVKYRKNEAFVDVIEDINLLMSATGAVLRADVTGQIVMRAYLSGTPECKFGLNDRLLLDNDGLLSLPSGNKMGTKATKAAAGSVTLEDCQFHQCVKLGKFDSDRIISFVPPDGEFELMRYRATENVNLPFKVHAIVNEVGRTKVEYSIGVKANFGAKLFATNVVIKIPTPLNTAKITERCTQGKAKYEPSENVIVWKIGRFTGQSEYVLTAEASLTSMTNQRAWSRPPLSMNFSLLMFTSSGLLVRYLKVFEKSNYSSVKWVRYMTRAGSYEIR; from the exons ATGCTCTCCGGCGTGCTCATCTTCAACCAAAAGGGCGAAAACCTCATCTTCCGCGCCTTTCGCAACGACTGCCGGCCTCGCCTTGCCGATGTCTTTCGCATCCAGGTCATCTCCAACGCCCAGGTGCGGTCGCCCATCCTGACGCTCGGAAGCACGACCTTTAGCCATGTCAAGCACGAAAACATCTACTTGGTGGCCATCACCAAGAGCAACGCCAATGCCGCGCTGGTCTTTGAGTTCCTCTACCGCCTGATCCAGCTGGGAAAGGGGTACTTTGGCAAGTTTGACGAGGAGGCCGTCAAGAACAACTTTGTGCTGGTCTACGAGCTGCTGGATG AAATCATCGACTTTGGCTATCCGCAAAATACCGAGACGGACACATTAAAGATGTACATCACCACCGAAGGCGTAAAGTCGGAATCGCGCCCCGAAGACACGTCCAAGATCACAATGCAGGCCACCGGCGCGCTGTCATGGCGCAAAGCAGACGTCAAGTACCGCAAAAACGAAGCCTTTGTCGATGTCATTGAGGATATCAACCTTCTCATGTCCGCCACTGGCGCAGTACTGCGAGCGGATGTCACGGGGCAAATTGTCATGCGCGCCTATCTATCCGGTACCCCTGAGTGCAAATTTGGCCTCAACGACCGATTGCTGCTGGACAACGACGGGCTGCTAAGCCTGCCCAGCGGAAACAAAATGGGAACCAAGGCGACCAAAGCGGCGGCGGGAAGCGTCACCCTGGAGGACTGTCAATTCCACCAGTGCGTCAAGCTGGGCAAGTTTGACTCTGACCGAATCATTAGCTTCGTCCCCCCTGACGGCGAGTTCGAGCTCATGCGCTATCGCGCCACAGAGAACGTCAACCTGCCGTTCAAGGTGCACGCCATTGTCAACGAGGTGGGCCGCACAAAGGTCGAATACAGCATCGGCGTCAAGGCCAACTTTGGAGCCAAGCTCTTTGCTACCAACGTCGTCATCAAGATCCCTACGCCTTTGAATACTGCCAAGATCACCGAGCGCTGTACTCAAGGAAAGGCCAAGTACGAGCCCAGTGAGAACGTGATTGTCTGGAAGATTGGCAGATTCACTGGCCAGAGCGAATACGTCCTCACTGCCGAAGCTAGCCTCACCAGCATGACAAATCAACGCGCGTGGAGCCGGCCACCCCTGAGCATGAACTTTAGCTTGTTGATGTTTACCAGCTCGGGTCTTTTGGTTCGCTATCTGAAAGTATTTGAGAAGAGCAATTACTCTAGTGTCAAGTGGGTGCGATATATGACGAGAGCAGGCTCATATGAAATAAGGTAA
- a CDS encoding uncharacterized protein (EggNog:ENOG41), translated as MVTKRFSSAEKVDPAPLGQPLTFEFSGKTAKNRFLKSSMSEQLSSWDEKDPAKRGIPSDELINLYRRWGEGGYGVILLGNTMIEVDQLEIDGNHIIPSDAPFSGDRFEKFKELASESKKHGSLVYPQLSHPGRQVQEAIQPNPISASDVQLVIPAMGTFAKPRPMEKADFDRVINEFAHAAEYSYKAGFDGVQLHGAHGYLLAQFLAPSTNKRTDEYGGSLLNRARLIFQIADAIRARVPDKAFSLGIKLNSVEFQQGGFTPEECKDLCVELEKNNFDWVELSGGTYEELAFTHRKESTIKREAYFLEFAELIIPHLKKTKVYVTGGLRSAAGMVKALNSVDGVGLGRPAAYEPALPQRILDGAVDGAVQPFFDENDTGLGLLAAKTEMKLVGLGHEPLDLSREDHQKVFSAALSKWSGRLGPLDIEDFDFQPYGTAYA; from the exons ATGGTGACAAAGAGATTTTCTTCAGCTGAAAAGGTCGACCCTGCGCCTCTTGGCCAGCCGCTGACCTTTGAGTTCAGTGGCAAAACGGCTAAGAACCGCTTTCTCAAGTCTTCCATGTCTGAGCAACTGTCAAGTTGGGACGAGAAAGATCCAGCAAAGAGAGGAATCCCCTCAGATGAGCTCATCAATTTGTACAGACGATGGGGTGAGGGTGGATATGGAGTCATCCTTCTCGGCAATACCATGATCGAGGTCGACCAACTGGAGATTGACGGAAATCACATTATTCCTTCAGATGCACCTTTTTCCGGAGACCGATTTGAGAAGTTCAAGGAGCTTGCTTCAGAGTCCAAGAAGCATGGTAGTCTTGTATACCCTCAGCTTAGCCATCCCGGTCGACAGGTTCAAGAAGCCATTCAGCCGAATCCAATCTCCGCTAGCGACGTGCAGCTGGTGATACCTGCAATGGGGACCTTTGCCAAACCGAGACCGATGGAGAAGGCCGACTTTGACAGGGTCATTAACGAATTTGCTCACGCGGCTGAGTACAGCTACAAGGCTGGATTCGATGGCGTTCAGCTGCATGGCGCACA CGGTTATCTCTTGGCCCAGTTCCTAGCACCGTCAACTAACAAGAGGACCGATGAATACGGCGGCTCGCTGCTCAACCGGGCAAGACTAATCTTCCAGATTGCCGATGCCATCCGCGCTCGCGTTCCTGACAAGGCCTTCAGTCTCGGCATCAAGCTTAACAGCGTAGAGTTCCAGCAGGGTGGCTTCACCCCTGAAGAATGCAAGGATCTCTGTGTAGAGCTTGAGAAGAACAATTTTGACTGGGTCGAGCTTTCAGGCGGCACATACGAGGAGTTGGCATTTACGCATAGAAAAGAGTCTACCATCAAACGAGAGGCCTACTTCCTCGAATTCGCCGAATTGATCATCCCGCATCTGAAGAAGACCAAAGTGTATGTCACTGGCGGTCTGCGCTCGGCGGCTGGCATGGTCAAGGCCCTAAACTCGGTGGATGGAGTCGGATTGGGCCGACCAGCTGCTTACGAGCCTGCGCTGCCGCAGAGAATCCTTGACGGTGCTGTGGATGGTGCAGTGCAGCCATTTTTCGACGAGAACGATACTGGCTTAGGTCTTCTTGCAGCGAAAACCGA GATGAAACTTGTTGGCCTTGGTCACGAACCCCTTGACTTGAGCAGAGAGGACCACCAGAAGGTCTTTTCGGCCGCACTGAGCAAATGGTCTGGCCGACTTGGTCCTCTAGATATCGAAGACTTTGACTTTCAGCCTTATGGCACTGCCTATGCCTAG